The Candidatus Desulfatibia profunda genome segment GTCTGCTGTACGCAATCGATAAAAAGCGCTTTGAAACTCAAAGAAAAAAATCCGGCAATGGACGTCTATATTCTTTACCGTGACATGCGGTCCTATGGCCAGCGGGAGGATCTTTACCGCCGGGCGCGGTCGGCCGGGATCGTTTTTATCCGTTACGACGCAGCTAAAGATTTAAAGGTGGCCGCGGAGCAGGAGGATCTGAAGGTGACGTTCACCGACAAGGTGCTCGGTCGCCTGATGCAGATTCGACCCGAACTTTTGATCCTGGCGTCCGCCATTGTCCCTGACAGGGAGAATCCATTGGCCCAGTTATATAAAGTGCCCCTGAATCAGGACGGCTTTTTTGCGGAAGCCCATGTCAAGCTGCGCCCCGTTGATTTTGCCACGGACGGTCTCTTCGTCTGCGGGCTGGCCCATGCGCCTAAATCGATCGATGAATCCATTACCCAGGCTCAGGCCGCTGCCGCCAGGGCCATAACGATTTTGGCCAAGAAAACGATTAAGCTGGGCGGCATTATTTCCCGTATTGTTCCCGAGCTGTGTTCCGGGTGCCTGGGATGCATTAATGTCTGCCCGTTTAATGCCATTACGTTCAACGATAAAAAGTTCGTGGCCGAGGTTAATCCGGCCTTGTGCAAAGGCTGCGGCGCCTGCTCGGCAGCCTGTCCCTCCGAAGCTCCAACGCTGATGGGATTCGACAACAATCAGCTTTACGCCCAGATTAAAAGCGCGTTAAGCGCATAAGCTTTTCCAAAGGAAAATGCCTGTCCGCATGCTGCGAACAGGCATTTTTCTTTAGGTTGTCCCGTTATCCCGTTCACCGGTTGGCCGGTTGATTCGATATACTCATTGTTAATGAAGATCTTGATTTGCAGATGTTGATAAATACGCCGCCAGCCTGCCTTATCCAGGCGGGCCAACGGGCCAACCGGCAAACGGGCTTAACCATTAATCGCACATCGCATATCCCACACACCCCAATCCGTTTACTCCGAATTGTCAAGAATATACGTGGCGCAGGCGTTTTCCGATTCCCAGGCGGTTACGCGGGCAACCTTGACCGCAGGATCTTGGAATTTGGCCTGCAGGGCCTCGGCAATATAACGGGCGACATTTTCCGAAGACGGCGGGAAACGGTCGCGAAAATAATCGATCTCGTTAAGAAACTTGTGATCCAGTCCATCGATGATTTCGGACAGATGCTGTTTTAATTCACCGAAGTCGATCAAGACGCCGGCATCATTTAAGCTTTTTCCGGCCACGTAAACTTCAATTTTCCAGTTGTGTCCATGAAGATTTTCACATTTTTTAGCCACCATCTTGAGTTGATGGGCGGCTGCAAAATGGGTGACAACTTTTAGTTCAAACATGACTTCATCATCTCCTGATCCCCAGACAAGTTAAAAGTGCCTAAAGTGATCTAAAGTGCCTAAAGTTAATGAATGCTATCATTTTTAAAATTGGCTTCGCCCGCCGGAGGCGGGATTCCGCAACTTTAGCTCACTTTAGCTCACTTCAAACTTTAGTCACTTTTATGATCCTTGGCCATGTTGAATGCAATGGCCTGTTATAAAATACGTTACCGTATTTACGAATCAGAGCACTTAGTTGGCTTTGGCACTGCCCCCTTTAAGTATATTTTTTAGTTTGTTGGACAGCTTACCGCTCTCGATTTTCTCGAATTCTTTAAGGAGCGATCTCTGTTTTTTATTTAGATTCGTGGGGGTTTTGATGACAACCTGGATAATCTGCTCTCCACGATGACCGGTTCTGAGCGACGGAATGCCCTCACCGCGGAAGCGGAACAGGTCGCCGGGCTGGGTACCTTGCGGAATTTCAAGCGTCTTTTTGCTTTTTAAAGTGGGGACTGTAATGTCGGCGCCCAGGGCGGCCTGCACAAAGGAGATCTCTACCTGACAGATGACGTCGGTATTGTCACGCTGGAAAAAATCGTGGGGTTGCACATGAATGAAAACATAAAGATCACCCGGAGGGCCGCCGTAAACTCCGGCTGCGCCTTCTCCTGTCAGCCGCAGCCGGGATCCGTTATCGACACCGGCCGGAATCTTTACGGATACCGTCTTGTTTACCATCACCTGGCCGGCGCCCCGGCAGCCTTTGCAGGGGGTGGATATGGTTTGGCCGTTGCCTCGGCATTGGGGGCAAGTTGTTCTGACGGTAAAGAATCCCTGGCTTCGGGAAACCTGGCCGCTGCCGCGGCACGCTGCGCAAGTTTCCGGATAGGTGCCCGGCTCGCAACTGCTCCCTTGGCAGGTGGGACAGACTTCCATTTTTTCGACATTAATTTGGGTTTCAATTCCAAAGGCGGCTTTCATGAAGTCAAGGGTCAGGTCGTAACGCAGGTCGGAGCCTCTTTGCGTCCGGGTCCTTGATCGCTGCCCGCTGCCGAACCCGAAAATATCCTCGAAAATGCTGCCGAAACTCGCAAAAATATCTTCAAAGCCGCTAAAGCCCGAGAAGCCCGACCCTTCAAGACCTTGATGGCCGAACTGGTCGTAGATTCTGCGCTTTTGGGAATCTTGAAGCACTTCGTAAGCCTCTGAGGCTTCTTTGAATGCCTCTTCCGCTTCTTTGTTGCCGGGATTTCTATCCGGGTGGTACTTCAGTGCCAGCTTGCGGTAGGATGATTTTAATTCATCCTGGGTGGCATTACGGTTAACACCGAGAATTTCATAGTAATCTCGCTTGGCTGCCATTTAACTTCCTGATTGTTTTTCTATGCGTAGTTGGTGAAGCACGAACCATAACAAAAATAATGCAAAAAGTATACTTGTCAATGAAGACCGGGGATAAGAATTCCGGGCTAACCTACAAAGGGCCGTCTGATAATCGTGTCCTTTTGCCAGCGCTTGTCATCCCGGTAAGGATAGGCAATATTGTAGTGAAGACCGCGGCTTTCTTTACGATGCCGGGCACATTTGATAATCAACTCGGCCACGGTGGCTATGTTTCTGAGTTCAATAAGATCTGACGAGACTCTGAAGCCCCAGTAATATTCATTAATTTCTTGTTGAATATTTTCAATACGATGCTTGGCCCGTTCCAGGCGTTTATCGGATCGGACGATTCCGACGTAATTCCACATGAAGCGGCGGATTTCGTCCCAGTTGTGCGAGACCATAATCAGTTCATCGCTGTCGGACGTGCCGACTTCATCCCAGGGCGGAGGATCAGGGATGGCACCGGCGTCTAAGGTTTTGATGTCTTTTACGGCCTGGACGGCAGCTTTATCTGCATAAACCAGGGCCTCAATCAGAGAGTTGCTGGCCAGCCTGTTGGCTCCGTGAAGCCCGGTGCAGGCGGTTTCACCGATGGCATACAAACGGTGCATGTCGGTTCGACCGAACATGTCGGTGGCAACGCCGCCGCACATATAATGGGCGGCCGGTACAACCGGCAGAGGTTCGGCCGTCATGTCAAAGCCGAAAGCAAGGCACTTTTCGTAAAGATTCGGGAAACGGGTTTTAATGAATTCAGGATCCTTGTGGGATATATCGAGGAATACCGAATCATCCCCGCTTTTTTTAAGTTCATTGTCAATGGCACGGGCCACCACGTCACGGCATGCCAGATCTTTTTGAGGGTCATATTTGTGCATGAAGGCGTTACCGGCGGCGTCAACCAGAACCCCTCCCTCACCTCTTACGGCCTCTGAAATCAAAAAGTTTTTAGCATCCGGGTGATACAGGCAGGTGGGGTGAAACTGGACGAATTCAAGGTTGGCTATCGTAGTGCCGGCGCGATAGGCCATGGCGAGGCCGTCACCGGTGGCTACATCGGGATTGCTGGTGTACAGATAAACCTTGCCGGTGCCGCCGGTGGCCAGGAGTGTGATCTGGGCGCAAAACGTTTTGACCCGGTTGGCATTCTTGTCAAGAACGTAAGCGCCGCAGCAATAATCTTCATGAGTCGTCGTGATCAACCCCCGTTTCATACGCTTTGAAATCGTGATAAGATCGATGGCGATATGGTTTTCGAACACGGCAATGCGATCATGATTGGTGACGTGATCGACCAGGACTCTTTCGACTTCCATTCCGGTCATGTCCTGGGCGTGGACAATCCGTTTGTGTGAGTGTCCGCCTT includes the following:
- the queD gene encoding 6-carboxytetrahydropterin synthase QueD translates to MFELKVVTHFAAAHQLKMVAKKCENLHGHNWKIEVYVAGKSLNDAGVLIDFGELKQHLSEIIDGLDHKFLNEIDYFRDRFPPSSENVARYIAEALQAKFQDPAVKVARVTAWESENACATYILDNSE
- the dnaJ gene encoding molecular chaperone DnaJ; amino-acid sequence: MAAKRDYYEILGVNRNATQDELKSSYRKLALKYHPDRNPGNKEAEEAFKEASEAYEVLQDSQKRRIYDQFGHQGLEGSGFSGFSGFEDIFASFGSIFEDIFGFGSGQRSRTRTQRGSDLRYDLTLDFMKAAFGIETQINVEKMEVCPTCQGSSCEPGTYPETCAACRGSGQVSRSQGFFTVRTTCPQCRGNGQTISTPCKGCRGAGQVMVNKTVSVKIPAGVDNGSRLRLTGEGAAGVYGGPPGDLYVFIHVQPHDFFQRDNTDVICQVEISFVQAALGADITVPTLKSKKTLEIPQGTQPGDLFRFRGEGIPSLRTGHRGEQIIQVVIKTPTNLNKKQRSLLKEFEKIESGKLSNKLKNILKGGSAKAN
- the nadB gene encoding L-aspartate oxidase; amino-acid sequence: MDVKTDFLVIGSGVAGLTFALKVARFGSVALVTKKGIMDSNTMLAQGGIASVFDQLDSFDLHIQDTLAAGDGLCNRDVVEMVVKNGPDRIRELIDLGAHFNIKEQANSDVGSLNLALGREGGHSHKRIVHAQDMTGMEVERVLVDHVTNHDRIAVFENHIAIDLITISKRMKRGLITTTHEDYCCGAYVLDKNANRVKTFCAQITLLATGGTGKVYLYTSNPDVATGDGLAMAYRAGTTIANLEFVQFHPTCLYHPDAKNFLISEAVRGEGGVLVDAAGNAFMHKYDPQKDLACRDVVARAIDNELKKSGDDSVFLDISHKDPEFIKTRFPNLYEKCLAFGFDMTAEPLPVVPAAHYMCGGVATDMFGRTDMHRLYAIGETACTGLHGANRLASNSLIEALVYADKAAVQAVKDIKTLDAGAIPDPPPWDEVGTSDSDELIMVSHNWDEIRRFMWNYVGIVRSDKRLERAKHRIENIQQEINEYYWGFRVSSDLIELRNIATVAELIIKCARHRKESRGLHYNIAYPYRDDKRWQKDTIIRRPFVG